A region of Fibrobacter succinogenes subsp. succinogenes S85 DNA encodes the following proteins:
- a CDS encoding tyrosine recombinase, with protein MSLNSNRLDAFLSHLGVERNLSPVTIQSYQEDLRHFIAWLDENGIDLKDLQPEKLDEFLTLTAGQEEYSPTSVARHFSSLRGFLKYMQIQGEYDYSTESMLATPKLGHYLPQYLTREEIDSVFESAANGKNPLRDTALIELMYSGGLRISEALGIKLSQIDLENEWLMPIGKGNKQRLVPLGSKAKENLRAWIEEGRPLTHPTTDNIILNAHGKPMSRMGAWKIVQLHTMHLSKQVSPHTFRHSFATHCLEAGMDLRVLQELLGHADISTTQIYTHVDKDFIKQEHRSFHPREMGGK; from the coding sequence ATGAGCCTCAACTCCAACCGTCTGGACGCTTTTCTTTCGCACCTCGGGGTAGAACGGAATCTATCCCCGGTGACGATTCAAAGCTATCAGGAGGATTTGAGGCATTTTATCGCCTGGCTTGACGAGAACGGTATTGATCTTAAGGACTTGCAGCCCGAAAAGCTGGACGAATTCTTGACGCTTACGGCGGGGCAAGAAGAGTATTCCCCGACATCGGTTGCGAGGCATTTTTCGAGCTTGCGCGGGTTCCTCAAGTACATGCAGATCCAGGGCGAGTACGATTACAGCACGGAATCGATGCTTGCAACGCCAAAGCTTGGCCATTACCTGCCGCAGTACCTGACCCGTGAAGAAATCGACAGCGTTTTTGAGAGTGCAGCGAACGGTAAGAATCCGCTCCGTGATACGGCTTTGATTGAGCTCATGTACAGTGGCGGGCTTCGTATTTCGGAAGCGCTTGGCATCAAGCTTTCGCAAATTGACCTTGAAAATGAATGGCTCATGCCGATTGGCAAGGGCAATAAGCAGCGTCTTGTACCGCTTGGGAGCAAGGCAAAGGAAAATCTCCGCGCCTGGATTGAAGAAGGGCGCCCTTTAACGCATCCGACAACGGACAATATCATCCTGAATGCGCATGGTAAGCCGATGAGCCGTATGGGCGCCTGGAAAATTGTGCAACTGCATACGATGCACTTGAGCAAACAGGTTTCGCCGCATACGTTCCGCCATAGCTTTGCTACGCACTGCCTGGAGGCGGGTATGGACTTGCGTGTATTGCAAGAGCTGCTCGGCCATGCGGATATCAGCACTACGCAAATTTACACGCACGTCGATAAAGACTTTATCAAGCAAGAACATCGCAGTTTCCATCCGAGGGAGATGGGCGGGAAGTAG
- a CDS encoding carbohydrate binding domain-containing protein, translating to MIKQSLKVASLAVLGLSVTAAMAQPKRPHLAVYKFFDEQYRPGGYDYSYGGTSKGVTITKSGGYKSKAALNIKLDPKEYSGASICLYNEFFDLNKYMLDSKVEFMIKGKNGGESVKVGLLDEEVSDGKKTQVVLPMNKYIEGGAVTTDWKKVSIPLVDFPDRGLYWDNTRKSEFPSRIDWDKIAEIRFSIDKSAASEFEVWVDNIEIVKGNKKAAPKKQMVYWDENNDIIDGPKNPEKLDGKAKTLATFYDNQVKGFSYSYGGLTAQREAQSKTPGNKNVLAMYIDNNDWSGVTYSLGEGKFIDLSKVRDKGGLYFWIKGKLGGEKLYVGILDNQGNDIKSQTKVGLNDWIKVSKDWQLAKIPLKRFTDKGKAWDANKSAEVAKDIKWDKIQEIRFSVGKGENAGEPGKPAPVTVFVDQITFTSNIDWVDPDLKWDSFKSNAPDYVISDFEGKFAKDKWEPSTGPKSQLKFKVENCAEFKSNCLNIEHYLLADWVDVVLDMQKNGRPAADRDWTKHWGIMFDVYSEKAWQSITVQVQDAGNEIFVSNVGAPKGKTTILVPFRTFGKFPYYQPPNAVENGLFDLKGVTALDFKPSGEGTAGGFKVDNIRLTNQREVKAKERPAVIKVLVKGEKDVLNPNISGGLFGINAALWDGDMLDNKNFKVQTREYAKRINHGIIRYPGGLRADDDHWKEILDNHDWMVDTDEFLEWLKKTGSNAMFTVNFGSGTEKEAADWVKHTNIDKKAGILYWEIGNEIYGNWHPYYEKYGKDGGTIYGKRARKFIEAMKKVDPTIKVAVLGVLEGDWNDKVLAETGDIADGLIVHHYPQHFGEENDFAMLSAPQTLTAIYERLHKVVDKWTKKYNKDKKIELWLTEWNSVDFNPGPQTLSVENGLFVADYLGMLATENVDNAQYWDIHNDITPEGGDYGYLTRSGEECMNCPRPSYWAFQMASDALRGKLMKTTIKGDEDALLTAYWTVNGNKKQLLLVNKSPYSEFDIKLDIPGFKGKAKVQTLDKTSEKLKEGWANDPSKKAKTVDISKGIKVGKRTLTLITLE from the coding sequence ATGATTAAGCAATCATTGAAAGTTGCCTCGCTCGCCGTCCTCGGCTTGAGCGTTACAGCTGCAATGGCTCAGCCGAAACGTCCGCATCTGGCTGTGTACAAGTTCTTCGATGAACAGTACCGTCCGGGTGGATACGATTACTCTTACGGCGGCACGAGCAAGGGTGTCACCATCACCAAGTCTGGTGGTTACAAGTCCAAGGCTGCCTTGAACATCAAGTTGGACCCGAAGGAATACTCCGGTGCTTCCATCTGCCTTTACAATGAATTCTTCGACTTGAACAAGTACATGCTTGACTCCAAGGTCGAATTCATGATCAAGGGCAAGAACGGTGGCGAATCTGTTAAGGTCGGCCTCCTCGACGAAGAAGTTTCTGACGGCAAGAAGACTCAGGTCGTGCTTCCGATGAACAAGTACATCGAAGGCGGCGCCGTGACGACGGACTGGAAGAAGGTTTCCATTCCTCTCGTGGACTTCCCGGACCGTGGTCTCTACTGGGACAACACCCGCAAGTCCGAATTCCCGTCTCGTATTGACTGGGACAAGATTGCTGAAATCCGTTTCTCCATTGACAAGAGCGCTGCAAGCGAATTCGAAGTCTGGGTCGACAACATCGAAATCGTGAAGGGCAACAAGAAGGCTGCCCCGAAGAAGCAGATGGTCTACTGGGACGAAAACAATGATATCATTGACGGCCCGAAGAACCCGGAAAAGCTCGACGGCAAGGCCAAGACGCTCGCTACGTTCTATGACAACCAGGTCAAGGGCTTCTCTTACAGCTACGGTGGTCTCACCGCTCAGCGTGAAGCTCAGTCCAAGACTCCGGGCAACAAGAACGTGCTCGCCATGTACATCGATAACAACGACTGGTCTGGCGTGACCTACTCTCTCGGTGAAGGCAAGTTCATTGACCTCTCCAAGGTTCGCGACAAGGGCGGTCTCTACTTCTGGATCAAGGGTAAGCTCGGTGGCGAAAAGCTCTACGTCGGTATCCTCGACAACCAGGGCAACGATATCAAGAGCCAGACCAAGGTCGGCCTCAACGACTGGATCAAGGTCTCCAAGGATTGGCAGCTCGCCAAGATTCCTCTCAAGCGCTTCACCGACAAGGGTAAGGCTTGGGACGCTAACAAGTCCGCTGAAGTCGCTAAGGACATCAAGTGGGACAAGATTCAGGAAATCCGCTTCTCTGTTGGCAAGGGCGAAAACGCAGGCGAACCGGGCAAGCCGGCTCCTGTGACGGTCTTCGTGGACCAGATCACCTTCACGTCCAACATCGACTGGGTGGACCCGGATCTCAAGTGGGATTCCTTCAAGTCCAACGCTCCGGACTACGTGATCTCCGACTTCGAAGGCAAGTTTGCTAAGGACAAGTGGGAACCGTCCACCGGTCCGAAGTCTCAGCTCAAGTTCAAGGTTGAAAACTGCGCCGAATTCAAGAGCAACTGCTTGAATATCGAACACTACCTCCTTGCTGACTGGGTTGACGTTGTGCTCGACATGCAGAAGAATGGCCGTCCGGCTGCTGACCGTGACTGGACCAAGCACTGGGGCATCATGTTCGACGTTTACTCTGAAAAGGCATGGCAGTCCATCACCGTTCAGGTTCAGGATGCTGGCAACGAAATCTTCGTTTCTAACGTCGGTGCTCCGAAGGGCAAGACCACAATCCTCGTTCCGTTCCGTACGTTCGGCAAGTTCCCGTACTATCAACCGCCTAACGCTGTTGAAAACGGTCTCTTCGACCTCAAGGGTGTAACTGCTCTCGACTTCAAGCCGAGTGGTGAAGGTACTGCAGGTGGCTTCAAGGTTGACAACATTCGTTTGACCAACCAGCGCGAAGTCAAGGCTAAGGAACGTCCGGCTGTCATCAAGGTCTTGGTGAAGGGCGAAAAGGATGTCCTCAACCCGAATATCTCTGGTGGCTTGTTCGGTATCAACGCCGCTCTCTGGGACGGCGACATGCTCGACAACAAGAACTTCAAGGTTCAGACTCGCGAATACGCAAAGCGCATCAACCACGGCATTATCCGTTACCCGGGTGGTCTCCGTGCTGATGACGACCACTGGAAGGAAATCCTCGACAACCACGACTGGATGGTCGACACCGACGAATTCCTCGAATGGTTGAAGAAGACTGGCTCTAACGCTATGTTCACTGTGAACTTCGGTTCCGGCACTGAAAAGGAAGCCGCTGACTGGGTCAAGCACACGAACATCGACAAGAAGGCCGGCATCCTCTACTGGGAAATCGGTAACGAAATCTACGGTAACTGGCATCCGTATTACGAAAAGTATGGTAAGGACGGCGGTACCATCTATGGTAAGCGCGCTCGTAAGTTCATCGAAGCCATGAAGAAAGTTGACCCGACCATCAAGGTGGCTGTGCTCGGCGTTCTCGAAGGCGACTGGAACGACAAGGTCCTTGCTGAAACGGGTGACATCGCTGACGGTCTTATCGTCCACCACTACCCGCAGCACTTCGGCGAAGAAAACGACTTCGCTATGCTCTCTGCTCCGCAGACCCTTACCGCAATCTACGAACGTTTGCACAAGGTCGTGGACAAGTGGACCAAGAAGTACAACAAGGATAAGAAGATCGAACTCTGGCTCACCGAATGGAACTCTGTTGACTTCAACCCGGGTCCGCAGACCTTGTCTGTCGAAAACGGCTTGTTCGTCGCTGACTACCTCGGTATGCTCGCTACTGAAAACGTCGACAACGCTCAGTACTGGGATATCCACAACGACATCACTCCGGAAGGCGGTGACTATGGTTACTTGACCCGTTCTGGTGAAGAATGCATGAACTGCCCGCGCCCGAGCTACTGGGCATTCCAGATGGCTTCCGACGCTCTCCGTGGCAAGCTCATGAAGACCACCATCAAGGGTGACGAAGACGCTCTCCTGACCGCTTACTGGACTGTAAACGGCAACAAGAAGCAGCTCCTCCTCGTGAACAAGAGCCCGTACAGCGAATTCGACATCAAGCTTGACATTCCGGGCTTCAAGGGTAAGGCCAAGGTCCAGACTTTGGACAAGACCTCCGAAAAGCTTAAGGAAGGCTGGGCAAACGACCCGTCCAAGAAGGCTAAGACTGTCGATATCTCTAAGGGTATCAAGGTCGGCAAGCGCACCCTTACTCTCATCACTTTGGAATAA
- a CDS encoding DsbA family protein, with the protein MKRLSLFAMALVVSGLVACNQASAGGSFNQQARLDSLEKDFKQVKEEFEIFKYALEKRGISLEQARAEMEADNKVWDIPDEDSPVFGNTKSPKLTIVEFTEFQCPYCSRIAPAMQELNKKYPNEIKFVYKHFPLSFHSNAKAAAASSIAAQKQGKFWEYRYALAPHSRELSDSVYLAVAKEIGLNIEQFKKDMVLDSAMNARIDKDFQLGVKVGVQGTPNFYINGKRQDRFSPDLVEKMLKEAK; encoded by the coding sequence ATGAAACGTCTCTCTCTCTTTGCTATGGCTCTCGTAGTCTCCGGCCTCGTTGCTTGCAACCAAGCTTCCGCTGGCGGTTCGTTCAACCAGCAGGCTCGCCTCGACTCCCTTGAAAAGGATTTCAAGCAGGTTAAGGAAGAATTTGAAATCTTCAAGTACGCTCTTGAAAAGCGCGGCATCTCCCTCGAACAGGCCCGTGCCGAAATGGAAGCCGACAACAAGGTTTGGGACATCCCGGACGAAGACAGCCCGGTCTTTGGCAACACCAAGAGCCCGAAGCTCACGATTGTTGAATTCACCGAATTCCAATGCCCGTACTGCTCTCGCATCGCTCCGGCTATGCAGGAACTCAACAAGAAGTACCCGAACGAAATCAAGTTCGTCTACAAGCACTTCCCGCTCAGCTTCCACTCCAATGCTAAGGCCGCTGCAGCATCTTCTATCGCAGCTCAGAAGCAGGGCAAGTTCTGGGAATACCGCTATGCTCTCGCACCGCACTCCCGCGAACTCTCCGATTCCGTCTACCTCGCTGTTGCTAAGGAAATTGGCCTCAACATCGAACAGTTCAAGAAGGACATGGTTCTCGATTCTGCTATGAACGCTCGCATCGACAAGGACTTCCAGTTGGGCGTCAAGGTCGGCGTTCAGGGAACTCCGAACTTCTACATCAACGGCAAGCGTCAGGACCGCTTCAGCCCGGATCTCGTCGAAAAGATGTTGAAGGAAGCCAAGTAA
- the metX gene encoding homoserine O-acetyltransferase MetX — protein MSEYLHKSFGPVIPKDFNKDYGEQGFLLESGKTLPALTIRYETYGTLNAAGDNAVWVCSPLTADAHAAGWYTENDKKPGWWDELIGPGKAIDTDRFFVVCSNILGGCKGSTGPATINPRTGKPYGSTFPTITIGDMVHAQKELADGLGIKEFYSVIGGSMGGFQAMKWAIYYPEQVKRIIVIASSPRFSSQALGFEVVARDVITQDPNFHGGDYYDEGKTRPDIGLANARKLAHITYLSAVGMEKKFKRAQDQENRSHAVTYSTPYDLNLPIESYLRYQGTKFVDRFDANSYLHIAHATDAFDLETEYGSIENAFKGIKAEVLNVNLSTDWLFPPHESRRITSALLNTGKTVTSLELDTQFGHDGFLIEVGELGKAVGRFLDSKIIPQNGTQAVPVFHDQNDFQRISKLVKEGSHVLDLGCGSGDLLDYLIRKKNVTGFGIEKNIKGILDCLEKDVQVIQRDLDESGLTDIKDGSFDYAIINRTIQEIRDPVALLNELLRVAKQVIVTFPNFGHWSARGSLMLHGRMPISKELPYEWYDTPNIRVLTLKDFYTLCNKEGFKIENLHFQNEHKISKFLTAIGLPNFGAEHVIATISKLDERRETRDERG, from the coding sequence ATGAGTGAATATTTGCATAAATCGTTTGGTCCCGTAATCCCCAAGGATTTCAACAAGGATTATGGTGAACAGGGCTTTTTGCTGGAAAGCGGCAAGACGCTCCCGGCCCTGACCATCCGTTACGAAACGTACGGCACATTGAACGCCGCCGGCGATAACGCCGTGTGGGTTTGTTCGCCGTTGACCGCCGATGCGCACGCCGCCGGCTGGTACACCGAAAATGACAAGAAGCCCGGCTGGTGGGACGAACTCATCGGACCTGGCAAGGCTATCGATACAGACCGATTCTTTGTAGTTTGCAGCAACATCCTTGGCGGATGCAAGGGCTCGACCGGCCCGGCAACAATCAACCCGCGCACGGGCAAGCCCTACGGCAGCACCTTCCCTACCATTACGATAGGCGACATGGTACACGCCCAGAAAGAACTTGCAGACGGTCTTGGCATCAAGGAATTCTACAGCGTCATCGGCGGATCCATGGGTGGATTCCAGGCGATGAAATGGGCAATTTACTACCCGGAACAGGTGAAGCGCATCATCGTGATTGCAAGCTCTCCGCGCTTTTCTAGCCAGGCGCTCGGCTTTGAAGTTGTAGCCCGCGATGTCATCACGCAGGACCCGAACTTCCACGGTGGCGACTATTACGATGAAGGTAAAACAAGACCGGACATCGGCCTTGCGAACGCCCGCAAGCTCGCGCACATCACGTACCTCTCTGCCGTTGGCATGGAGAAAAAGTTCAAGCGCGCCCAGGACCAGGAGAACAGAAGCCACGCCGTCACTTACTCGACGCCGTACGACTTGAACCTCCCGATTGAAAGCTACTTACGTTATCAGGGAACGAAGTTCGTCGACCGTTTTGATGCGAACAGCTACTTGCACATCGCACATGCGACCGACGCATTCGACCTTGAAACCGAATACGGCAGCATAGAAAACGCCTTCAAGGGCATCAAGGCTGAAGTCCTGAACGTGAACCTTTCAACCGACTGGCTTTTCCCGCCGCACGAGAGCCGCCGCATTACAAGCGCACTCCTCAATACCGGCAAGACCGTGACGAGCCTCGAACTTGACACGCAATTTGGTCATGACGGATTCTTGATTGAAGTGGGCGAACTCGGCAAGGCTGTAGGCCGCTTCCTCGATTCAAAGATTATCCCGCAGAACGGAACGCAGGCAGTACCTGTATTCCACGACCAGAACGACTTCCAGCGCATCAGCAAGCTCGTGAAGGAAGGTAGCCATGTACTCGACCTCGGTTGCGGCAGTGGCGACTTGCTAGATTACCTTATCCGCAAGAAAAACGTCACGGGCTTTGGCATCGAAAAGAACATCAAGGGAATTCTCGACTGCCTCGAAAAAGACGTACAAGTTATCCAGCGCGACTTGGATGAAAGTGGTCTCACGGACATCAAGGATGGCAGTTTCGACTATGCGATTATCAACCGCACGATTCAGGAAATCCGCGACCCGGTCGCCCTTTTGAACGAGCTTTTGCGCGTCGCAAAGCAGGTCATCGTGACGTTCCCGAATTTCGGCCACTGGTCTGCCCGCGGAAGCCTGATGCTCCACGGCCGTATGCCGATTTCGAAGGAACTCCCCTACGAATGGTACGACACGCCGAACATCCGCGTGCTTACGCTCAAGGACTTCTATACCTTGTGCAACAAGGAAGGTTTCAAGATTGAAAACTTGCACTTCCAGAATGAACACAAGATAAGCAAGTTCCTGACCGCCATAGGCCTGCCGAACTTTGGCGCCGAACATGTGATCGCGACTATTAGTAAATTAGACGAAAGACGAGAGACGAGAGACGAAAGAGGATAA
- a CDS encoding YicC/YloC family endoribonuclease, translating to MSIISMTGFGKSESTLQGITCVIEVRSVNSRFLEISSKIPKNFAYLENDFKAQIKDKLVRGSVNFSITLGAGNAGNIPVCYNEAAVAKFVEITKAMQKKYGIAGDIKLEHVLAIPEVLQFTDGNGDNEVWEKHLKAELDKALDGVIAMREKEGANLAVDLTRRVIHLNEVIDKVEVLDPQRIETWKVKFRERINTLMKDSEIDEVRLLQEACIMADKLDIHEEITRFRSHNKLFLDALAKGGAQGKNLGFILQEMGREANTLGTKCQNAEIAALAIELKNEIECIREQSMNVA from the coding sequence ATGTCTATTATCTCCATGACCGGGTTCGGTAAGAGCGAATCCACATTGCAAGGAATCACGTGCGTTATCGAAGTGCGCAGCGTGAACAGCCGTTTCCTCGAAATTTCGAGCAAGATTCCAAAGAACTTCGCCTACCTCGAAAACGATTTCAAGGCACAAATCAAGGACAAGCTCGTTCGCGGTTCCGTGAACTTTTCGATTACGCTTGGCGCAGGCAACGCCGGGAACATTCCCGTTTGCTACAACGAAGCCGCCGTGGCAAAGTTCGTGGAAATAACGAAAGCGATGCAGAAGAAGTACGGCATTGCAGGCGACATCAAGCTTGAACATGTGCTTGCCATCCCTGAGGTTTTGCAGTTCACGGACGGCAATGGCGACAACGAAGTCTGGGAAAAACACCTGAAGGCAGAACTCGACAAGGCTTTGGACGGCGTCATCGCCATGCGCGAAAAAGAAGGCGCAAACCTCGCCGTGGACCTCACCCGTCGCGTAATCCACCTGAACGAAGTCATCGATAAAGTCGAAGTTCTCGATCCGCAACGCATTGAAACGTGGAAGGTCAAGTTCCGCGAACGCATCAATACGCTCATGAAGGATTCCGAAATCGACGAAGTCCGCCTCTTGCAAGAAGCCTGCATCATGGCCGACAAGCTCGACATCCACGAAGAAATCACGAGATTCAGAAGCCACAACAAGCTGTTCCTCGACGCACTCGCCAAGGGCGGCGCCCAGGGCAAGAACCTCGGGTTTATCCTCCAGGAAATGGGTCGTGAAGCGAATACGCTTGGCACCAAGTGCCAAAATGCCGAAATCGCAGCACTTGCCATCGAACTCAAGAACGAGATTGAGTGCATTAGGGAACAATCAATGAACGTGGCATAA
- a CDS encoding amidohydrolase has product MDKKIVLKNVFFDGAKRDILIVGNLFEKVTRPLELADYEGAEIVDCSHFAIMPAFYNGHTHAAMSLLRGFADDMELGKWLNEYIWPTEAKLTPDDIAVGSHLAVLEMIKSGTVFFTDMYWHREQTMRVVEEMGIRAAIGVTFAEPLMSPEAWAANVDFLKNHTGESERVQLVVMPHAIYTVGEEKTAELIELAHAENYKIHTHLSETMTEIKNCMEQFGCTPVEFWKRLGGLNSNFSAAHCTHFTASDRKIFAESGATAILNPCSNMKLNSGIPQVAEMLKDGMKLGLGTDGDSSNNNLDMQEEMKTIALLAKYLGTAETLPAEEALKMATCNVAQFFGINAGRIAEGCLADCLLIDLNNERMVPCYNIYSNWVYSANSSAIDSVMCNGKFVMRGRHVDGEEEILRDARECAARLVAK; this is encoded by the coding sequence ATGGACAAAAAGATTGTTCTAAAAAATGTGTTTTTTGATGGCGCAAAGCGCGACATCTTGATTGTCGGTAATCTCTTTGAAAAGGTGACGCGTCCGCTGGAACTTGCTGATTACGAAGGCGCTGAAATCGTTGATTGTTCGCATTTCGCGATTATGCCTGCTTTCTATAACGGCCATACGCATGCGGCGATGAGCTTGTTGCGCGGTTTTGCCGATGACATGGAACTTGGCAAATGGCTCAACGAATACATTTGGCCGACAGAAGCGAAACTCACGCCTGACGATATCGCTGTTGGGAGCCACCTTGCAGTTCTCGAAATGATCAAGTCGGGAACGGTATTTTTTACGGACATGTATTGGCATCGTGAACAGACGATGCGCGTTGTCGAAGAGATGGGAATCCGTGCGGCAATTGGCGTTACGTTTGCGGAACCGCTGATGTCGCCAGAAGCTTGGGCGGCGAATGTCGATTTCTTGAAGAATCACACGGGCGAATCGGAACGTGTGCAGCTCGTGGTAATGCCGCATGCAATTTACACGGTGGGCGAGGAGAAAACTGCAGAACTCATTGAACTTGCTCATGCCGAGAATTACAAGATTCACACGCATTTGTCCGAAACGATGACCGAAATTAAGAATTGCATGGAACAGTTCGGCTGTACTCCTGTGGAATTTTGGAAGCGCCTTGGCGGCTTGAATTCAAATTTCTCGGCAGCGCACTGCACGCATTTCACGGCCTCTGACCGCAAGATTTTTGCGGAATCGGGTGCAACCGCAATTCTGAACCCGTGCTCCAACATGAAGCTGAACAGCGGCATTCCGCAGGTTGCCGAAATGCTCAAGGACGGCATGAAGCTTGGTCTTGGCACGGATGGCGATTCGTCGAATAATAATCTCGACATGCAAGAAGAAATGAAGACGATTGCGCTTTTGGCGAAGTATCTCGGAACGGCAGAAACGCTCCCGGCAGAAGAAGCTCTCAAGATGGCTACATGCAATGTTGCGCAGTTCTTTGGAATCAATGCAGGGCGCATTGCAGAAGGCTGTCTTGCGGATTGCTTGCTGATTGACTTGAATAACGAACGTATGGTGCCGTGCTATAACATCTATAGCAACTGGGTCTATTCTGCAAATTCTAGTGCAATTGACTCTGTCATGTGCAATGGCAAGTTCGTGATGCGCGGTCGCCATGTCGATGGGGAAGAAGAAATCCTCCGCGACGCTCGTGAATGCGCTGCCCGCCTTGTAGCCAAATAG
- a CDS encoding UDP-N-acetylmuramate--L-alanine ligase, producing the protein MTNSYFFIGVAGVGMSAIAQYLVGKGVAVSGSDRQFGEFLNGNAEKPLVMSQLEDCGIKCFAQDGSGVVEGLTAVVVSTAIEDSNPDLKRAKELGVPVMHRSEMLAKISKEARTIAISGTSGKSTVTAMVYHILDYAGLQPSVMTGAGLVNLQAQGKIGNAVSGKGEWLVAEVDESDGTLVRYEPEIGVILNIDKDHKEISELEQIFLKFSQNVLSAGHILIVNDAHPLAKKFSAGREFDFGYESYVSVQGIDFKSVGTHIQFRVRHGNELVKFEIPLPGKHNMENALAATAAALRAGVSLHTCADALSSFPGVFRRHQILGTFNGITLVDDFAHNPAKIAASIKSAQDFTEGRVIAWFQPHGFGPTRFLRKDLVDFIAKTLRPMDMDFDRKNDVMFFSEIYYAGGTVTRDISAGDLADDLILKGCEAIYIADRNECAKKMLEYAEPGDTILLMGARDPSLKEYACYVKQLLEDR; encoded by the coding sequence ATGACTAATTCTTACTTCTTTATCGGTGTTGCTGGCGTGGGCATGAGTGCCATCGCGCAGTATTTGGTGGGCAAGGGCGTTGCTGTAAGCGGTAGCGACCGTCAGTTTGGCGAGTTCCTGAACGGAAATGCCGAGAAGCCGCTTGTCATGAGCCAACTTGAAGATTGCGGAATCAAGTGCTTTGCGCAGGATGGTTCCGGCGTTGTCGAAGGACTTACCGCAGTTGTGGTGAGCACCGCTATTGAAGATTCGAATCCGGATTTGAAGCGTGCGAAGGAACTTGGCGTCCCAGTGATGCACCGCAGTGAAATGCTTGCGAAGATTTCCAAGGAAGCACGCACGATTGCGATTAGTGGTACGAGCGGAAAGTCGACGGTGACCGCGATGGTTTACCACATTCTCGATTATGCTGGACTCCAGCCGTCTGTGATGACGGGGGCTGGCCTCGTGAATTTGCAAGCTCAGGGCAAGATTGGTAACGCCGTGAGTGGCAAGGGTGAATGGCTTGTTGCCGAAGTCGATGAAAGCGATGGAACGCTTGTTCGCTATGAACCGGAAATCGGCGTTATTCTGAACATTGATAAGGACCACAAGGAAATCTCCGAGCTCGAACAAATTTTCTTGAAGTTCAGCCAGAACGTCTTGAGCGCAGGTCACATTCTGATTGTGAACGATGCACACCCGCTCGCAAAGAAGTTTAGCGCCGGTCGTGAATTTGACTTTGGCTATGAAAGCTATGTGAGCGTCCAGGGAATTGACTTTAAGTCTGTCGGAACGCATATTCAGTTCCGCGTGCGTCATGGCAATGAACTTGTGAAGTTCGAAATTCCGCTACCGGGCAAGCACAATATGGAAAATGCTTTAGCCGCAACTGCTGCCGCGCTCCGCGCGGGCGTTTCGCTCCACACTTGTGCCGATGCGCTTTCGTCTTTCCCGGGCGTGTTCCGCCGTCACCAGATTCTCGGAACGTTTAACGGCATTACGCTTGTCGATGACTTTGCTCACAATCCGGCGAAAATTGCCGCAAGCATCAAAAGCGCCCAGGACTTTACTGAAGGCCGCGTGATTGCTTGGTTCCAGCCGCATGGCTTTGGTCCGACGCGATTCTTGCGCAAGGACTTGGTGGACTTTATCGCCAAGACGCTCCGCCCGATGGACATGGATTTTGACCGCAAGAACGATGTGATGTTCTTCAGCGAAATCTATTACGCTGGCGGAACTGTTACGCGTGACATTAGCGCAGGCGACCTTGCAGATGACTTGATTCTCAAGGGTTGTGAGGCTATTTACATTGCTGACCGCAACGAGTGCGCCAAGAAAATGCTAGAATATGCAGAGCCGGGTGACACGATTTTGCTGATGGGGGCAAGAGATCCTAGCTTAAAGGAATATGCATGTTACGTCAAACAACTTTTAGAAGATCGATAA